In Dioscorea cayenensis subsp. rotundata cultivar TDr96_F1 chromosome 9, TDr96_F1_v2_PseudoChromosome.rev07_lg8_w22 25.fasta, whole genome shotgun sequence, a genomic segment contains:
- the LOC120268246 gene encoding uncharacterized protein LOC120268246 has protein sequence MTSGDPNSSPAPEPEPEHPPLAIILHHLLPLLLSASLSVQSLVGRWRLLHSKLSLLRSSLSAAVDSSSDHPLLLHLLPSLLSTLRSLHSLSSRCLDPSLPSGKLLLQSDLDIASSSLSLHLHDLDLLLRSGLLVHPDPHSNAIVLSSSTSDLPLLLRDLFARLQIGSIDLKHQALDSLLSLLSSDPSKLSPIIIQHGDIPFLVRLLDPSTHSLLRDLATSVISILSTASDSSRRAVFDEGALGPLLRILESGSTSLKERTAAAIEAITSDPSNAWAILAYNGVPILINACRSVSSSSPVQALAAGSLNNISAVDDIRSAMVEEGAIPVLVDLVLSGSTAVQKHAVLCLWNLASSGEDEIRHLIVQEGGLQKLLQLIRDPPNPEIQEHALRAIHAFSASPTAAKTLSLSPGIFTHLGELITLGAATTQQAAAAVLCNLFPSEESKRAMAPCMASLVKIMEQAKPASAQESAARALVELLAVRPNRREFVRDEKSMARLVQMLDVKREEVCKEYPVSVVLALAGAGAGTRKRLADAGASHHLQKLVDAGVPGAKKALQRLAGSRLKTLFSMAWRE, from the coding sequence ATGACTTCCGGCGATCCAAACTCCTCGCCGGCGCCGGAGCCAGAGCCGGAGCATCCACCCCTTGCCATAAtcctccaccacctcctccCTCTCCTACTATCCGCCTCCCTCTCCGTCCAATCCCTCGTCGGCCGCTGGCGTCTCCTCCACTCCAAGCTCTCCCTCCTCCGCTCGTCCCTCTCCGCCGCCGTGGACTCCTCTTCCGACCACCctctcctcctccacctcctcccCTCCCTCCTCTCCACCCTCCGCTCCCTGCATTCCCTCTCCTCCCGCTGCCTCGACCCCTCTCTCCCCTCCGGCAAGCTTCTCCTCCAGAGCGATCTCGACATCGcctcctcctccctctcccTCCACCTCCACGACCTCGACCTCCTCCTCCGCTCCGGCCTCCTCGTCCACCCCGATCCACATTCCAATGCCATCGTCctctcctcctccacctccgACCTCCCCCTCCTCCTCCGCGACCTCTTCGCCCGTCTTCAGATCGGCTCCATCGATCTCAAGCACCAGGCCCTCGACTCTCTCCTCTCCCTTCTCTCCTCTGATCCCTCCAAGCTTTCCCCCATCATCATCCAGCACGGCGACATTCCCTTCCTGGTCCGCCTCCTCGACCCCTCCACACATTCCCTCCTCCGCGACCTCGCCACCTCCGTCATCTCCATCCTTTCCACCGCCTCCGACTCCTCCCGCCGCGCCGTCTTCGACGAGGGTGCCCTCGGTCCTCTTCTCCGCATCCTTGAATCTGGATCTACTTCCCTTAAGGAGCGCACTGCCGCCGCGATCGAAGCCATAACCTCCGATCCGTCCAATGCCTGGGCCATCCTCGCTTACAATGGCGTTCCTATCTTAATCAACGCTTGCCGCTCCGTCTCCAGCTCTTCTCCCGTCCAAGCCCTGGCTGCTGGCTCTCTGAACAACATCTCCGCCGTTGATGACATCAGATCAGCCATGGTTGAGGAGGGTGCCATCCCGGTCCTCGTCGATCTCGTCCTCTCCGGCTCTACTGCCGTGCAGAAGCATGCCGTTCTTTGTCTCTGGAATCTCGCTTCCTCCGGCGAGGACGAGATCCGGCATTTGATCGTCCAAGAAGGAGGTCTCCAAAAGCTTCTCCAATTGATCCGAGACCCCCCAAACCCCGAGATCCAAGAACACGCTCTGCGAGCAATCCACGCTTTTTCAGCATCCCCAACTGCAGCCAAAACCCTCTCCTTGTCTCCGGGGATCTTTACTCATCTCGGTGAGCTAATCACACTGGGCGCCGCCACAACTCAGCAGGCGGCGGCCGCCGTGCTCTGCAACCTCTTCCCAAGCGAGGAAAGCAAGCGCGCCATGGCCCCTTGCATGGCATCACTAGTGAAGATCATGGAGCAGGCCAAGCCGGCTAGCGCGCAGGAGAGCGCCGCGCGTGCTCTGGTTGAGCTACTCGCCGTGCGTCCCAATCGGAGGGAGTTCGTAAGGGACGAGAAGAGCATGGCAAGGTTGGTCCAGATGCTGGACGTCAAGAGAGAGGAAGTGTGCAAAGAGTACCCGGTTTCAGTGGTGCTTGCCCtcgccggcgccggcgccggcaCCCGGAAGAGGCTTGCCGACGCCGGTGCAAGCCATCACCTTCAGAAACTTGTGGATGCCGGCGTGCCAGGGGCCAAGAAGGCCTTGCAGAGGCTCGCCGGCAGCCGGCTGAAGACCCTCTTCTCCATGGCCTGGCGAGAGTGA